The following coding sequences lie in one Lolium perenne isolate Kyuss_39 chromosome 2, Kyuss_2.0, whole genome shotgun sequence genomic window:
- the LOC139835172 gene encoding uncharacterized protein, producing the protein MTVEDYMSVIPDWAEPHAEAWEEMVRTRWLKMDEDFAAVARRNAENRGDGGTHCGGNLSYERYKGKTRAALGPEEEMSDLEIYNKMRLKKPDLSQPQPSLPEYFGTYAEDVENYCEMVRHRHLEVDDPMSAEVDEESLVLSSGGLPHGRLAMLNKAVKHTLTTTFTRLKAGLTKDSPPLPPRRRARQQPAYDPDFEAAYVVAHQEYQVAFNQHQQHFMEYMAYIHASMVANQTGQTADLGPMPPFPGPAPNMPSKENFAAEYYGRTTGTGCSGNQGGGREITPVHHGGPSPGATPGTSPGTSPGPSPGGSSAASTGRNRPGPVSSGDELL; encoded by the exons atgacggtggaggactacatgtcg gttatccccgattgggccgagccgcatgccgaggcatgggaggagatggttaggacgaggtggctcaagatggacgaggactttgcagccgtggcgaggcggaacgcggagaaccgaggcgacggtggcacacactgtGGGGGAAACCTCAGCTACGAGCGCTACAAGGGGAAGACG AGGGCCGCGTTAGGACCCGAGGAGGAGATGTCTGACCtcgagatatacaacaagatgcggcttaagaagcccgatctctcgcagcctcagccctcgctccctgagtacttcggcacctacgccgaggacgtcgagaactactgcgagatggtgaggcatcgtcacctggaggtggatgaccccatgagcgcggaggtcgacgaggagtcgttggtcctgtcgtccggagggttgccgcatggccgtctcgccatgctgaacaaggccgtcaagcataccctcaccacgaccttcacgcgtctcaaggcgggactcaccaaggacagcccccctctcccgcctcgtcgccgggctcggcaacaacccgcatacgac cctgacttcgaggcggcctacgtggtcgctcatcaagaatatcaggtggccttcaaccagcaccagcagcacttcatggagtacatggcatatatacat gcgtcgatggtggccaatcaaactggacagacagcggatttagggccgatgcctccctttccggggccggcgccaaacatgccatcgaaggaaaatttcgctgcggagtactatgggagaacaacg ggaacgggatgttccggaaaccagggtggtgggagggagatcacaccggttcatcatggtggtccttctcccggtgctacacccggtacttctcccggtacttctcccggtccttctcccggtggttcttccgcagcttctaccggaaggaatcggcccgggccggtgtctagcggcgacgagctcctctag
- the LOC127333030 gene encoding probable 2' cyclic ADP-D-ribose synthase BdTIR gives MVSRLRASAEAAAQVIEGRTRQQQALVARRVEYYDEESVTGEARYDVFINHRGVDTKRTVARLLYERLARDGVNGFLDNMSMRPGDRLEDRISAGIRECRVAVAIFSPSYCDSEYCLRELAMIVESRKAIIPIFYNIKPSELILPQAIADSDVYLPRDLERFRFALREAKNTVGITYNSATGDMAELVSAAAEAVFYNIEKMEKVQRREMIVSRI, from the exons ATGGTTTCGCGGTTGAGAGCGTCGGCAGAGGCGGCAGCGCAGGTGATCGAGGGGAGGACGAGGCAGCAGCAAGCCTTGGTGGCGCGGCGGGTGGAGTACTACGACGAGGAGTCGGTGACCGGGGAGGCCCGCTACGATGTCTTCATCAACCACCGCGGGGTGGACACCAAGCGCACGGTGGCGCGCCTGCTCTACGAGCGCCTCGCCCGGGACGGCGTCAACGGCTTCCTGGACAATATGTCGATGCGGCCCGGCGACAGGCTGGAGGACCGGATCAGCGCCGGCATCCGCGAGTGCAGGGTCGCGGTCGCCATCTTCTCCCCGAGCTACTGCGACTCCGAGTACTGCCTCCGCGAGCTCGCCATGATCGTCGAGTCGCGCAAGGCCATCATCCCCATCTTCTACAACATCAAGCCCTCCGAACTTATCCTGCCCCAGGCAATCGCAGACTCCGACGTCTACCTCCCCCGCGACCTCGAGCGCTTCAGGTTCGCGCTACGCGAGGCCAAGAACACCGTCGGGATCACCTACAACTCCGCCACAGG GGACATGGCCGAGCTGGTGTCAGCGGCAGCCGAAGCGGTGTTCTACAACATTGAAAAAATGGAGAAGGTGCAGAGGAGAGAGATGATCGTTTCAAGGATCTAA